The window AGAAATGATGTGCAGCATTCAAGCGTGTTAAGATTTTATTAAATATGTCGGCGTGATCATGGGGCATGGAATTGCAGCAGAACCGGGCTCCGGGAACCGGCAGCTGCAAGAGAAGGCCGCCGGCATAAATCCCGACGGCCTTTTCTCTTGATCGCAAACGATCGAACCGCCGCCTCCCGTAGTCATCCGGAGTCAACGCATCACATCGACTCGGACAGCATCGCTGGCGCGACGCGTCGTGTCGTCGCGTGACGATGGTTCAGCGCAGCGGCATTGGCGGGCGTACGACGGGTCCGTCGTCATCGGCAACGGCTTGCGTCGTCATGGCAGCTGGCGGTGGGACTGCTGCAGCCTGCGAAGGCGGCGGCGGAGCGAGCGGCGCGGGCGGATAAGCCGGCATGTAGGTGTGCGACACGACCGGCTTGGGCTTGCGAACCGGCGGCGCCGCTGGTCGCGGCGGCAGCGCGGACATTTGCGCGCGCGGATCGACGCGCGGCTTCGCATCGGCCACCGGCTTCGGCGCGGGCGGCTTCGCCATCTCGCGTGCCATCTGCTCCTGCCCGGCCTTCAACTCGGCGATGTTGGCCTTGAGCTGCTCGATCTGTTGCGCCATCGCGGCGAGATCGCGCGTCATCGACTGCACCGATTGTACAGGATCGGGTTGTGTTGCCGTGGGCACTGCTGCTGCAACCTGGGTTGCAGGCGGAGCCGCAGATTGATCGACCGCTTGATCCGTTGTGGCTTGATCCGCTGCGGCCTGGTCCGCAGGCGGCGCAGCCTGTGCGGCGGCGAGCGGTGCCGTCTGCGACGTCGAAGGCAGCAGCGACGCCAATGCCGGCGTCCATTCGGTGAGCATCTGTCTTGCGGTGTCGCCATGTTTTTCCCAGGCGATAGTGGCGCCCGCGCTTCCGCCCGCAAACAGCATCGTGACGAACGCGCCGCGCAGCCATTTGCCGGCCGAGGACCGCTTCTGCCGGCTGAGACCATCACCGGCCGCAACGCGCACGGCGGTGTCGACCGACGGCGCTGCCGCCTGCGGCTCCACGAGGGGACTGAACTTCGGCTCCGGATTCGTTCTGGATTTCAGCGTGAACGCCGGATCTATCTTGGGCTCCGGACGGGCCGTGATCTCAGGCGCGAGCGCGGGCGCGACGCTGAGAGGGCGCGAGGCCAGCACAATGTCAGGCGAAATCTGCACGGCGTCGTGCGGGTCGTTGTTCGTGACCGTGTCCTTCACGATCTCATCGACGATTTGCCGAGAGTTCAGCGTCGCGAGCATCGCAGCTCCTTTGAAGCCTGGGTATTTTGAAGCCCAGGTGTTGAGTAGTTGAAGTGTTGGCCGTCCGCATTGGCGCGAGCAGATCCGTGAGGTGAGCCCATCCAATTCCCCGAGGCCCAAGCACATGACGCACGAGTCCAGCCGGGTTTGACCAAAGCAAGGCGAGGGGATGGAGACTGTGCGACGCTCTTGCGCCGTTTGTGGTGATGGAACCCGGTTGATCAAACACGCGCAATTGTTCCGCAATGCCTTGTTTTCAGCACGATTTTGGCAGCATCTGGCGTTGCTGGGGGTGCTGCTATCGCTATCGGGGCCGGCGGTGCCAAGATCCTTATTCGTTCTATTCGTCCTTGCCATGCTTCCGTTGGGCGGCTGCATGCAGACAACGCTTTCGCCATCGACAGATGCGAGCATGACGCCGCGCGACCGGCAGTTGCTGGCGCATACGCCGTACGCGCAGGCGAACGTGCCCGAGCAATATCTCCGTCACATCGTCGATTATCCGCGCAAGGAGCAGCCGGGCACGATCCTGGTCGATACCGATGCGCGGTATCTCTATTTCGTGCTGCCCGAAGGCAAGGCGATCCGCTACGGCGTTGCGGTCGGCGAGGAAGCCATGGCGTTCTCCGGGGTCGCGCGGGTCGGTCGTCTGGCGGAATGGCCGGACTGGGTTCCGACGGCGGACATCCAGGCGCGGCTCGGACCCTATCCGGCGCGCGTGCCCGGCGGTCCCGCCAATCCGCTCGGCGCGCGGGGCATCTATCTCTATGCCGGCAACAAGGACACGCTCTACCGCATCCACGGCACCAACCAGCCGGAATATATCGGGCAGGCGATCTCGTCCGGATGCATCCGGATGCGCAACGAGGACGTGATCGATCTCTATGACCGGGTGAAGCTCAATTCAATGGTCGTGGTGCTGCCGCCAGGACAGAACGCGCAGGTCGAGGCGCGGCCCAGTTGGCGCGGGTGAGGTCGCCCTAGTTCTCGGGACGGGCAATGCGCCATTGCAGCGTCGTGGCATTGCCGTTGGCCTCGCCCGGCGCCTTGTCGGCCGGCGAGGTGTAGAGCGGACGATAGCGATATGCCCACATCTTGCTGCCGTCGTTGCGGTTGATCACGGTGAAGTCGCCGATCGCCTTGGCATCCGCCGTTGCGGATAGCGGAACCCAGCTCTCGACGCATTTGCCGTTGCAGTTCGATGTCTTGCCGGTGGTATCGCGCTCGTAATAGTAGAGCGTCATGCCATTGAGGTCGACGAGCGTGGGGCCCTGCTTGGTCAGGATCACTTTCGCCGGTGAGGTCGCGGGCTTCGGCGGAGGAGGGGCATCGCCGCCGCCACGGCCATTCGCGAGCGCCGGAGCGGCCGAGAGCGCGATCGCCGCCGCCGCAATGAGGAACCTGAACATCCGAAACTCCAGACCGGCAAAGTTAATCGCGCGTTAAACGCCGAATGCCGCCGACCGTAACAGCCGAAGGTTAGTTCCTGGTTTCGCGATCCTGCGACAATGAGGGGTAGAATTACGGGGCTTTCTGTCTTGGCGCGTTTTCTTGACGCGAACCGGTATCCACTTCGCTCGAAAACGCTCTATGCCTGCACCTCGCGCAATGGGGCGCGGCTGAGCTCGTTGCCGGCGGCGATGGCCTTGTGCAGGAGGCGCATCAGCTCCTCACCTTCCTTCGCGCTGAGGCCGCGCAGCATGATGCGTTGCGCGGATTCGACAGCCGGTGTGATCTTGCGCAGCGTGCGGCGGCCTTCGTCGGTGATCTCGAGCTCGCGGGCACGACGGTCGCGGCGCGAAGCGCGGCGCTCCGCGAGTCCCTTCTGCACGAGGCGGTCGATCACGCCGGTGATGGTGGTGCGGTCGTAGGCAATCAATCCTGCGAGCGTCACCTGGTCGAGTCCCGGATTGGCCTTGATGGTCGCGAGCGCGGCATATTGCACCGGCGTGAGGTCGAAGCCGGCATCCCCGACCTCGGCCAGAAACACCGCCACCGCGATCTGCTGGAATCGGCGCGCCAGATGTCCGGGCATGTCGTTGTTGTCTTTCACCGAATTTCTCCGTTGGGGCGGGACGGCCGGGCATCGTTGACAACTATACTGATAGTCAGCATACTGAGCAATATCCAAACAGAACGTTTCCGGGAGAGGTGCTCATGCAATTCCATCTCAATGGATTTCAGCCGGGCGACCCTGAAATCGCAGATCCCGCCGCGCGCATTCAGCCTTCTGGCGCAACGGGCGCCGCGCCTGAAGAGGTCGATGTCCTCATCGTCGGCTGTGGCCCTGCGGGCCTGACGCTCGCGGCCCAGCTTGCGCAGTTTGCTGACATCAAGACCTGCATCGTCGAGCAGAAGCCGGGCCGCTTGCTGGTCGGTCAGGCCGACGGCATCGCATGCCGCACCATGGAGATGTTTCACGC of the Bradyrhizobium sp. WSM1417 genome contains:
- a CDS encoding L,D-transpeptidase: MLPLGGCMQTTLSPSTDASMTPRDRQLLAHTPYAQANVPEQYLRHIVDYPRKEQPGTILVDTDARYLYFVLPEGKAIRYGVAVGEEAMAFSGVARVGRLAEWPDWVPTADIQARLGPYPARVPGGPANPLGARGIYLYAGNKDTLYRIHGTNQPEYIGQAISSGCIRMRNEDVIDLYDRVKLNSMVVVLPPGQNAQVEARPSWRG
- a CDS encoding MarR family winged helix-turn-helix transcriptional regulator; translated protein: MKDNNDMPGHLARRFQQIAVAVFLAEVGDAGFDLTPVQYAALATIKANPGLDQVTLAGLIAYDRTTITGVIDRLVQKGLAERRASRRDRRARELEITDEGRRTLRKITPAVESAQRIMLRGLSAKEGEELMRLLHKAIAAGNELSRAPLREVQA